The window GCACCAGCTCCCTTGCTCTGGTGAATTATCTCTCCCCATCCAATTCTCGATCTGTAGCTccgattcgtttttttttccgaGTTTGTGTGATTcaacgagttttttttttttttttcgctttgATCGATCAGGTGGCTCGTGCTTCGGCTTTTGGTTTGGGTCTCGTCTATGGGAACATGAAGCTCAAGGTCTTGAAGGTGAAATTTTCTATCTATCACTTTTGTTGTGTCATCTATTTCTGATTAGATTGCTCTTTTAACTGCTGTGAATCTGCGCAATACTGTGTCTCTAGTTTGATCTCGAAAAGGTTATGATTGATTCTGAattctgattctttttgttCATCATCTGTTGATTGGGACATTTGAATTTGGTAGACTTGATATTTCGAGTTTGGTGGCTACACATAACTCCAGCGAGTGAGcaaagttttgtttgttggcTCTGATACTTTATTGTGTTTCCATCATCTCTTTCGTTATAGTTGTGAATTGCAGAAATGCTGCTCTGCTCCtttgttagttttgttttcagcTAGTCCACTGAGTGTCCTTATTTTTAAAACCTCTCTGGCCTTATATTCTCTTTTAGATAATCGAATGCTACTTCTAGAAGTTACAGATTTGCGGTGTATTTCTCTGGATGTTTCTTTTCTCAAGTTACTAGagttgttgtgttttgtgagtCTCTGTCTGTTAAGAAGATCTTTTGGGTCACCGAGCCAGTAATGTGATGCCTTGAGCAAATTATCTGGCTCATTCGTTATGTCGCTGTAAAAAAAGGTTTACTTGTTGAATCTTGTTGTGTGCTCATTCTGGTTTTCATGCCTTGTACTAGTTCTCTCTTTGGAAGAAACCGTAAATGTGTTAAAATGTTGATCTCACTATGCCTAAAATGTTGTTGAATCGTAGCATATATGCTAAAGTAAAAAAGTACCTAACAAATTGCTTTTCACCTGCAGATCAAATCGATGTCACAGAAGAAGGTTGAAGCCACCACTGCTCATCATTAATCGATTCTTCTCCGTTTTCAATAAGATACCAAAAGATGGGGGTGATGTCTCCCCGgttagtttttcttcttttcatgatTCATCTTTTAACATAAGAAGGAACAAATGTGTTTGGAAAGCATCGTACATGGTTTTAAGACCTTTTTTGGAGCCAAAATTAACCTTTGGCTTAAAACCCGagtcatattttttgttgttatccAATAACACCACTCACATTCACCTCACCTCTCTCAAGTGTCCCAGTTGTGCGTTATATACTTGGTTGTGCAAGTGTGTCATATCATTATTACTCAAATCCGCTGAAGTGTATGTGGCTTTGTGCAACCATTTGATTATTGATCGTTTTTTCGTCAGTCAATTTGTAAAAGGATGGGAATGGGTTCCCCGGTTAAACTTGACAAACTCAGTCCAGTCCAGTGAGGACTTGATCCCACTGTAGTAGTTTCTTTCTATGTTGGTGTAAGCAagtagattgattttttttttcaaaagaaagaacCAGAAAAGGGAAACAAAAGCAATTAAAGAAGATGTGTAGTGGATAATTTGTAAAAGACAACCAAAAAACAAGTATTTTAAATGGATTAAAAGTAGGAATATACGTATAAACCATGGCGATTATTAAATGGTGAATGATTGCTACAAAAACCTTTAAATCCCATTAATAATAGTATAGTAGTATAAAATTATGTCTATTTCTCCGACCAAATACCACAAAGTGGATTATAGTgtttaaaaaaccaaacccgCCACAACTTTCTTCTCCAAACGACCAAGCAGAGTAACCTGGGATCAGACTCTCAGAGACTATTGTATATGGCGTTCCATTGTTCCGTTAACCTACGAATACGATCATCTGCTCTTCAACCTTCGTCTTTCATCGGAAATTCACCGATCAATTTGAGGTTTCCGTCTTGTCAACTGAGCATTAAGGCTCGTCGTCGAAACTGCAGCGACATTGGTGTGGCTCAGATCTTCGCGGCTAGGTGGTCCAACAATCCTGGCTCTGGTTTGGCCTCTGCCCCTGCGGCATCCTCCCTCAATGAGGAGGTTTTGGTGGATGAAGAGGTTAAAGAGATAGTAGAATTGGAGGAGGATTTGAAACTCTCCTTCTTGAAATCAGATGGGAGCTTAACTATTCATGctggtatatatatagatttatattttcagttataTAATTATAGTAACTTGAGGCAATGTGATTTGTTGATGGTTTATGATTTTGCGATGATCAGGTGAAAGATTAGGTCGTGGTATAGTGACGGATGCGATCACGACCCCTATTGTCAACACAACTGGCTTTGTCTTCAAGAAAACTGCTGATGTTCTTGACTTCAAGGTTACGGTTTAAATTNNNNNNNNNNNNNNNNNNNNNNNNNNNNNNNNNNNNNNNNNNNNNNNNNNNNNNNNNNNNNNNNNNNNNNNNNNNNNNNNNNNNNNNNNNNNNNNNNNNNNNNNNNNNNNNNNNNNNNNNNNNNNNNNNNNNNNNNNNNNNNNNNNNNNNNNNNNNNNNNNNNNNNNNNNNNNNNNNNNNNNNNNNNNNNNNNNNNNNNNNNNNNNNNNNNNNNNNNNNNNNNNNNNNNNNNNNNNNNNNNNNNNNNNNNNNNNNNNNNNNNNNNNNNNNNNNNNNNNNNNNNNNNNNNNNNNNNNNNNNNNNNNNNNNNNNNNNNNNNNNNNNNNNNNNNNNNNNNNNNNNNNNNNNNNNNNNNNNNNNNNNNNNNNNNNNNNNNNNNNNNNNNNNNNNNNNNNNNNNNNNNNNNNNNNNNNNNNNNNNNNNNNNNNNNNNNNNNNNNNNNNNNNNNNNNNNNNNNNNNNNNNNNNNNNNNNNNNNNNNNNNNNNNNNNNNNNNNNNNNNNNNNNNNNNNNNNNNNNNNNNNNNNNNNNNNNNNNNNNNNNNNNNNNNNNNNNNNNNNNNNNNNNNNNNNNNNNNNNNNNNNNNNNNNNNNNNNNNNNNNNNNNNNNNNNNNNNNNNNNNNNNNNNNNNNNNNNNNNNNNNNNNNNNNNNNNNNNNNNNNNNNNNNNNNNNNNNNNNNNNNNNNNNNNNNNNNNNNNNNNNNNNNNNNNNNNNNNNNNNNNNNNNNNNNNNNNNNNNNNNNNNNNNNNNNNNNNNNNNNNNNNNNNNNNNNNNNNNNNNNNNNNNNNNNNNNNNNNNNNNNNNNNNNNNNNNNNNNNNNNNNNNNNNNNNNNNNNNNNNNNNNNNNNNNNNNNNNNNNNNNNNNNNNNNNNNNNNNNNNNNNNNNNNNNNNNNNNNNNNNNNNNNNNNNNNNNNNNNNNNNNNNNNNNNNNNNNNNNNNNNNNNNNNNNNNNNNNNNNNNNNNNNNNNNNNNNNNNNNNNNNNNNNNNNNNNNNNNNNNNNNNNNNNNNNNNNNNNNNNNNNNNNNNNNNNNNNNNNNNNNNNNNNNNNNNNNNNNNNNNNNNNNNNNNNNNNNNNNNNNNNNNNNNNNNNNNNNNNNNNNNNNNNNNNNNNNNNNNNNNNNNNNNNNNNNNNNNNNNNNNNNNNNNNNNNNNNNNNNNNNNNNNNNNNNNNNNNNNNNNNNNNNNNNNNNNNNNNNNNNNNNNNNNNNNNNNNNNNNNNNNNNNNNNNNNNNNNNNNNNNNNNNNNNNNNNNNNNNNNNNNNNNNNNNNNNNTTTTGCGATGATCAGGTGAAAGATTAGGTCGTGGTATAGTGACGGATGCGATCACGACCCCTATTGTCAACACAACTGGCTTTGTCTTCAAGAAAACTGCTGATGTTCTTGACTTCAAGGTTACGGTTTAaattaattcaacaaaaagatcTCTGTTGCTAATTTGATTGTATAATAAATTCAATAATTTAAGCTTAAGTTTTGTGTGtgtctctctctgtctctaggAGAAACGAGTTGTTCGTCATGAGTATGGTCGTTATGGGAATCCAACGACAATGATActtgagaagaagataaggtaGGTGCTTTCTTGATTAACTGTCTTTATGAATGTTCATGTTTCCTATATATGCTTAGGTAATTTTGGTGTGTATTGAGCAGTGCACTTGAGGGAGCTGAATCAACCTTGGTTATGGCTTCTGGGATGTGTGCAACTACTGTTATGCTTTTTGCATTGGTTCCTCCAAATGGGCATATTGTGACTAGTACAGATTGTTACCGGAAGACAAAGATTTTCATGGAGACTTTTCTTCCCAAGTTGGGAATCACTGTACAAAACCTCTATAACCcaatccctttttttttaattccttccAATCTTGGATAATGTTGTGTGTGATGTATTGATTAGCCTTTTGTATACGTCTCTAGGTGATTGTAATTGATCCTGCTGATACCCCGGGGCTTGAAGATGCGGTGAATAAGCATGAGGTTAATTATATTAGTTCTCTcttaacattcttttttttttttactattgaaTTTGGATTGGGGATATATGTAAAAAATGAATTGGAGTCATCTGCAGGTTTCTCTGTTCTTTACCGAGTCTCCAACAAACCCGTTTCTTCGATGTGTGGACATTGAGTTAGTTTCAAAAATCTGTCACAAAAGAGGAACTCTTGTTTGTATAGACGGCACCTTTGCAACACCTTTGAATCAGAAACCACTTGCTCTTGGTGCTGATCTTGTTGTGCACTCTGCTACAAAATACATTGGAGGCCACAACGATGTGAGTAAACTATATATCTACTCAACTGTAAAAACATCAGGGCCTCAGtgattagagaagaagaataacaatGTGTTTTCCGTGCTAAAGGTTCTTGGTGGATGCGTTAGTGGTTCAATGGAATTGGTTTCTGAGGTTCGCAATTTGCATCATGTTTTGGGAGGCACACTTAATCCGGtacaaaggagaaaaaaatgcttgatctcttcttctctctttctcttttatgtgCTTTCCATTTCATCAAGCATGTATCTAACCTTTAAGTTAATTGGGGTCTTTGCGAAAAAAAGAACGCGGCATATTTACTCATCCGAGGCATGAAGACAATACATCTTCGtgtaaaacaacaaaatttaacGGCTTTGAGGATGGCACAAATTTTAGAAACACATCCCAAGGTATTACGTTTTTTCCATCAAGATTCACTATTTCTTTTCGATTAGGCATAATTTATCATTTGTTATGTGAGAGTCTAAACAAGATAAACGTGTTAGGTGAGTCATGTTTACTATCCGGGACTTCCTAGTCATCCTGAGCATCACATAGCGAAGCGACAAATGACCGGTTTTGGTGGTGTGGTCAGTTTTGAggtaagaaaattataatcaccTTTGATGTAACTTTGTTCCACGTAAGTTGATTGttaattccaatttttttttttcctttcttaccTTTTTATTTGCAACTAGATCGATGGAGATCGCGAGACTACGATTAAGTTTGTTGATTCTCTGAAGATCCCTTACATTGCACCATCTTTTGGTGGATGTGAAAGCATCGTGGATCAACCCGCTATAATGTCCTACTGGTATGATATATATCCATCTAAA is drawn from Camelina sativa cultivar DH55 chromosome 8, Cs, whole genome shotgun sequence and contains these coding sequences:
- the LOC109125075 gene encoding uncharacterized protein LOC109125075; this translates as MTLPPGLYSGTSSLALVARASAFGLGLVYGNMKLKVLKIKSMSQKKVEATTAHH
- the LOC109125048 gene encoding cystathionine gamma-synthase 1, chloroplastic-like — encoded protein: MAFHCSVNLRIRSSALQPSSFIGNSPINLRFPSCQLSIKARRRNCSDIGVAQIFAARWSNNPGSGLASAPAASSLNEEVLVDEEVKEIVELEEDLKLSFLKSDGSLTIHAGERLGRGIVTDAITTPIVNTTGFVFKKTADVLDFKVTV
- the LOC104705809 gene encoding cystathionine gamma-synthase 1, chloroplastic-like; protein product: MILEKKISALEGAESTLVMASGMCATTVMLFALVPPNGHIVTSTDCYRKTKIFMETFLPKLGITVIVIDPADTPGLEDAVNKHEVSLFFTESPTNPFLRCVDIELVSKICHKRGTLVCIDGTFATPLNQKPLALGADLVVHSATKYIGGHNDVLGGCVSGSMELVSEVRNLHHVLGGTLNPNAAYLLIRGMKTIHLRVKQQNLTALRMAQILETHPKVSHVYYPGLPSHPEHHIAKRQMTGFGGVVSFEIDGDRETTIKFVDSLKIPYIAPSFGGCESIVDQPAIMSYWDLTQ